One window of the Pseudanabaenaceae cyanobacterium SKYG29 genome contains the following:
- the coaE gene encoding dephospho-CoA kinase (Dephospho-CoA kinase (CoaE) performs the final step in coenzyme A biosynthesis.), translating into MRIGLTGGIACGKSTVAHYLQKKYGVPVLSADRYAHSILETVIKEAVIDRYGAGILQGGKIDRQRLGQIVFQAEQERRWLEQQIHPLVRTRMLQDAQQYQGTVVLEIPLLFEAQMTDLVDRIWVVACSEATALARLQQRNHLTLLECQQRLQAQIPIAAKIRQADVVLYNEGTLEELYQQVDRTWQSLVS; encoded by the coding sequence GTGCGTATAGGTTTAACAGGTGGTATTGCCTGCGGTAAATCCACCGTTGCCCACTATCTGCAAAAAAAATATGGTGTGCCGGTCCTCAGTGCCGATCGGTACGCCCACTCTATTTTGGAAACAGTCATCAAAGAGGCAGTGATCGATCGTTATGGTGCGGGCATTCTCCAGGGAGGGAAAATCGATCGACAACGTCTAGGGCAAATTGTGTTTCAGGCTGAGCAGGAACGGCGGTGGCTAGAACAGCAGATACACCCTCTAGTGAGGACAAGGATGTTACAGGATGCCCAGCAGTACCAAGGCACAGTTGTCTTAGAAATTCCCCTTTTATTTGAAGCCCAGATGACTGACCTTGTAGATCGGATTTGGGTAGTTGCCTGTAGCGAAGCCACTGCCCTTGCCAGATTACAGCAAAGAAATCACCTCACTCTCCTAGAATGTCAACAGCGACTGCAGGCACAAATACCTATAGCAGCAAAAATTCGCCAAGCTGATGTCGTGTTATACAACGAAGGGACCCTAGAGGAGCTATATCAACAGGTAGACCGCACCTGGCAGAGTTTGGTGAGCTAG
- a CDS encoding DUF1957 domain-containing protein, translated as MTSGYLALVLHAHLPYVRHPESEYVLEEEWLFEAVIETYVPLIRMMESFQRDGMDFRLTMTLTPPLVAMLRDELLQKRFDVHLARLEELIAKEIARYDHNPHLRYLAEFYQQQFAQVRETWEQYNGDLISAFKQFADSNNLDIITCGATHAYFPLMQMYPEAVWAQIKVGVDYHKEIFGREPKGIWIPECGYYNGLERMLADAGLRYFLIDGHGILYGQPRPRFGTYAPVYTESGVAAFGRDHESSHQVWSSQVGYPGDGVYREFYKDLGWEADYEYIKPYIMPNGQRKNVGIKYYRITQKGCDLGAKELYDPYWAREKAAEHAGNFVFNRVAQIKHLYSVMGRPPIVVAPYDAELFGHWWYEGPWFIDYVMRKAYYDQDTYRVTHLSEYLQENPQQQVVRPAQSSWGYKGFHEYWLNDTNRWIYPHLHKATERMIQLSLREPETELEKQALNQAARELLLAQSSDWAFIMTTGTMVPYAVRRTKSHLLRFNKLYEDINKGEIDSKWLSKISYLDNIFPNLDYRVYRPLMAQVKK; from the coding sequence ATGACCAGCGGATACCTAGCCTTGGTGTTACACGCCCATCTCCCCTATGTGCGCCACCCTGAGAGTGAGTATGTTTTAGAAGAGGAGTGGCTGTTTGAAGCAGTCATAGAAACCTACGTGCCCCTGATCAGGATGATGGAGAGCTTCCAGCGAGACGGCATGGACTTCCGCTTGACCATGACTTTGACTCCCCCCCTCGTGGCAATGCTGCGGGATGAGCTACTACAAAAACGGTTTGATGTGCACCTTGCCCGCCTAGAGGAACTAATTGCCAAAGAAATTGCCCGCTATGACCACAACCCCCACCTGCGCTATCTCGCTGAATTTTATCAACAGCAGTTTGCCCAAGTGCGTGAGACTTGGGAGCAATACAATGGCGATTTGATCAGCGCCTTTAAGCAATTTGCTGACAGCAATAACCTGGACATTATCACCTGTGGTGCCACCCATGCCTACTTCCCCCTCATGCAAATGTACCCTGAAGCGGTGTGGGCACAGATCAAAGTGGGGGTAGACTATCACAAAGAAATATTCGGCAGAGAACCAAAGGGGATTTGGATACCAGAGTGCGGCTACTACAATGGCTTGGAGCGCATGCTAGCAGATGCAGGACTGCGATACTTTTTAATTGATGGTCATGGCATTCTTTACGGACAACCCCGCCCCCGCTTTGGTACCTATGCCCCTGTCTACACAGAATCGGGGGTAGCTGCCTTTGGACGAGATCACGAATCCTCCCATCAAGTGTGGTCTTCCCAGGTGGGCTATCCAGGGGACGGTGTATATCGAGAATTCTACAAAGACCTGGGTTGGGAAGCCGACTACGAATACATAAAGCCCTACATCATGCCCAACGGTCAGCGCAAAAATGTCGGCATCAAATACTACCGTATCACCCAGAAAGGTTGCGATCTGGGGGCGAAAGAACTTTATGATCCCTACTGGGCGCGGGAGAAAGCAGCTGAACATGCGGGTAACTTCGTCTTCAATCGCGTAGCGCAAATCAAACACCTCTACAGTGTGATGGGCAGACCCCCGATCGTAGTCGCTCCCTATGATGCTGAATTGTTTGGACACTGGTGGTATGAGGGACCTTGGTTTATTGACTACGTGATGCGCAAAGCCTACTATGACCAGGACACCTACAGAGTCACCCATTTGTCGGAGTATTTACAGGAAAATCCGCAACAGCAGGTAGTCAGACCCGCCCAGTCCAGTTGGGGTTACAAAGGCTTCCATGAATACTGGTTAAATGATACCAATCGTTGGATTTATCCCCATCTACATAAGGCAACTGAGCGCATGATCCAATTATCTTTACGGGAACCAGAGACAGAATTAGAGAAACAAGCCCTCAATCAAGCTGCTAGAGAACTTTTGTTAGCCCAATCCTCTGACTGGGCATTTATTATGACCACAGGCACGATGGTACCCTATGCTGTGCGGCGGACAAAATCTCACCTCCTGCGCTTTAACAAACTGTATGAAGACATCAACAAGGGAGAGATAGACAGCAAATGGCTCAGCAAAATCAGCTATCTGGATAATATTTTTCCCAATTTGGATTACCGTGTTTATCGTCCCCTCATGGCACAGGTGAAAAAGTAA
- a CDS encoding glycosyltransferase: protein MWSVIIPTYNRLPILTKCLRALEQQDFQEDYEVVVVDDGSTDDTVKFLQDHQTEFPHVRLILQDHQGAAIARNTGIDAARGETIVFIDSDLIVTSSFLSAHAKKLPQDGKYFTYGRVINTANFDNPTAEPFKLTDFSAAFFATGNVAIAREWLLLAGKFDPMFSQYGWEDLELGVRLKKLGLKLIPCPEAVGYHWHPPFDLSQIPQMIEREKQRGRMGVLFYRKHPNWEVRMMIQMTPLHLLLWGLLSLGGLVNEKTMAPLLQFLIDKGKSQWALELARIFLNWYNVRAVYEANR from the coding sequence ATGTGGTCTGTCATTATTCCCACCTACAACCGTTTACCAATTCTTACCAAGTGTCTACGGGCATTGGAGCAACAGGACTTTCAGGAAGACTATGAGGTGGTGGTAGTAGATGACGGTTCCACGGATGACACAGTTAAATTTCTACAAGACCATCAAACCGAATTTCCCCATGTTCGTCTAATCCTACAAGACCACCAAGGAGCAGCGATCGCTCGCAATACAGGTATAGATGCAGCTAGAGGGGAAACGATCGTTTTCATTGATAGCGATTTGATTGTTACATCTTCTTTTTTGTCGGCTCATGCTAAAAAACTCCCTCAAGATGGTAAGTATTTCACCTATGGGCGGGTAATTAACACTGCTAATTTCGACAACCCCACAGCAGAACCCTTCAAACTGACCGATTTCTCCGCTGCTTTTTTCGCCACAGGCAATGTTGCTATTGCCAGAGAATGGTTACTTTTGGCAGGTAAATTTGACCCCATGTTCTCCCAATACGGCTGGGAAGATTTAGAACTGGGAGTAAGACTGAAAAAACTGGGCTTAAAACTAATCCCCTGTCCAGAAGCCGTCGGTTATCACTGGCATCCCCCCTTTGATCTCAGTCAAATACCCCAGATGATCGAGCGAGAGAAACAAAGAGGCAGAATGGGGGTTTTATTTTATCGTAAGCATCCTAATTGGGAAGTGCGTATGATGATTCAAATGACACCCCTACATCTCCTGTTGTGGGGACTGCTATCCCTGGGCGGTCTGGTTAATGAAAAAACTATGGCTCCCCTTTTGCAGTTTCTGATTGATAAAGGGAAATCTCAATGGGCATTGGAATTAGCACGGATTTTTCTCAATTGGTACAATGTTAGAGCGGTTTATGAAGCCAATCGCTAA
- a CDS encoding DUF4087 domain-containing protein, which yields MKVQLLVTVLLVGGIAPLFAQPIERRCGWLENPSLGEWYLTDRLATWEIARPNGFNARGVENIRITSERDFVYTKRNYGYTCACMDVTTTRFDTTWRITSIRNFRQQSLKQCLEDPDLPRPL from the coding sequence GTGAAAGTTCAACTCCTAGTTACCGTTTTGCTGGTGGGGGGGATTGCCCCCCTTTTTGCCCAACCGATCGAGCGGCGCTGCGGCTGGCTGGAAAACCCCAGTCTGGGGGAGTGGTACTTAACCGATCGTTTAGCCACCTGGGAAATTGCCCGTCCCAATGGTTTCAACGCCAGAGGAGTAGAGAATATACGCATTACTAGCGAGAGGGATTTTGTCTACACTAAGCGCAACTATGGCTACACCTGTGCCTGTATGGATGTCACAACTACGAGATTTGACACCACATGGCGGATCACCTCTATCCGTAACTTTCGACAACAATCTCTCAAACAATGCCTGGAAGACCCTGATTTACCACGACCCCTTTAG
- the tal gene encoding transaldolase, with protein MAKNHLLEIEEHGQSVWMDNLSRNIIQSGALADMVQNQGIRGITSNPAIFQKAIAGNAIYDDAILAAIKAGKTVTEIYETLAFQDIRDAADILRPVYEATNGKDGYVSIEVSPHLAHDTEGTIAEAVRFWQTIDRPNVMIKIPGTAAGLKATTEVIATGVPVNVTLLFSVKDYEETALAYMAGLEKRVEKGEPIDRIASVASFFLSRIDTKIDAMLDKLTNVDPQKIQSLKGKAAIANAKMAYQKYKQLYATDRWQALKAKGAQEQRLLWASTSTKNPAYSDVMYVDNLVGENTVNTMPPETIAACIDHCDVETRIEMGLDEAQKVLQELTDLGINLDQVMYELQVEGIDKFVQPFTSLMNSLTEKVNQLQVAA; from the coding sequence ATGGCAAAAAATCATCTCCTTGAAATTGAGGAACATGGTCAAAGTGTGTGGATGGATAACCTCAGCCGCAACATCATTCAGTCTGGAGCTTTAGCAGACATGGTGCAGAATCAGGGAATTAGAGGCATTACTTCTAATCCTGCCATCTTTCAGAAAGCCATTGCGGGGAACGCCATCTATGATGATGCTATCCTTGCTGCTATCAAAGCAGGAAAGACAGTAACGGAAATCTATGAAACCCTAGCATTCCAGGACATCCGCGATGCTGCTGACATTCTCCGTCCCGTTTATGAGGCAACCAATGGCAAGGATGGTTATGTTTCCATTGAAGTTTCCCCCCATCTCGCCCACGACACGGAAGGGACAATCGCCGAAGCAGTAAGATTTTGGCAAACGATCGATCGTCCCAATGTGATGATCAAAATTCCTGGCACAGCCGCAGGCTTGAAAGCCACCACGGAGGTCATTGCCACAGGTGTTCCCGTCAATGTGACTCTTCTATTTTCTGTGAAAGACTATGAAGAGACTGCTCTAGCTTACATGGCAGGTCTGGAGAAGAGAGTGGAGAAAGGAGAGCCAATCGATCGCATTGCCTCTGTTGCCAGCTTCTTTCTCAGTCGCATTGACACCAAAATTGATGCCATGTTGGACAAGCTGACCAATGTTGACCCACAAAAGATACAATCCCTCAAGGGTAAGGCGGCTATTGCCAATGCCAAGATGGCTTATCAGAAGTACAAACAACTCTACGCCACGGATCGTTGGCAAGCGCTCAAGGCTAAGGGAGCACAGGAACAACGGCTGCTGTGGGCAAGCACCAGCACCAAAAACCCTGCCTATAGTGATGTCATGTACGTTGACAACTTGGTCGGAGAGAACACTGTTAACACAATGCCTCCTGAAACAATTGCTGCTTGCATTGACCACTGTGATGTGGAAACTCGGATTGAGATGGGGTTAGATGAAGCCCAAAAAGTGTTACAAGAGCTAACAGACCTGGGCATCAATCTTGATCAAGTCATGTACGAGTTACAGGTAGAGGGGATTGACAAATTTGTCCAACCTTTCACCTCCCTCATGAACTCCCTGACAGAAAAAGTTAATCAACTACAAGTAGCAGCGTGA
- a CDS encoding nitrite/sulfite reductase, protein MSACPSMWQPIPTKGGWLYRLRLVGGRVTLDQLRKIRTWVQEGEIEISRRGNLQYRSASLTAITVIEELQAVGLIGDQDTDHLRNIMLSPTCGIDRQAVIDLSPLAKEWEEYLSKRREWQKLSAKFSIGFDGGEALSIKSLTNDILVSAIDGNYCQIIINGNQGLTVSYGEVINLLDQLTSLYLEFTHLTGKQPRFLEMMKTQSIAGIWQQTMPVSRNHLPLPTQHIGIYPQKDKDYYYIGIFLPFGRLSAVQLEQLITVCNHYQIPEVRFTPWRNLILPFVHHSCATACCQTLSHLHFSLSPPPLQITVCAGKYCSVSFTDTQKDAQELQEALSDHSLRIHLSGCSKLCAYDSSCDWLAIGYKPDYYHLYYQNQLVGECPAGELLTNIKKFL, encoded by the coding sequence ATGAGTGCCTGTCCTTCCATGTGGCAACCGATCCCCACTAAAGGGGGTTGGCTCTATCGTCTACGGTTGGTGGGCGGTAGAGTTACACTTGATCAATTGCGCAAGATAAGAACCTGGGTGCAGGAGGGAGAGATAGAAATTTCCAGACGGGGGAATCTGCAATACCGATCGGCTTCTCTCACTGCTATTACTGTCATCGAAGAACTACAAGCTGTCGGTCTCATTGGTGACCAAGACACAGATCATCTCCGTAATATTATGTTAAGCCCCACTTGTGGCATTGATCGGCAGGCAGTAATTGACCTTTCACCGCTAGCTAAAGAATGGGAGGAGTATTTGAGTAAGAGAAGAGAATGGCAAAAACTCTCTGCTAAATTTAGTATTGGATTTGACGGGGGAGAGGCTTTATCTATCAAATCTCTGACCAATGACATTCTCGTTAGCGCGATCGATGGGAATTACTGTCAGATAATCATCAACGGCAATCAAGGATTGACAGTCAGTTATGGGGAAGTGATTAACTTACTAGACCAATTGACCTCACTGTATTTAGAATTTACCCATCTTACAGGCAAACAACCCCGCTTCCTAGAGATGATGAAAACTCAAAGTATCGCTGGTATATGGCAGCAAACAATGCCAGTTTCTCGCAACCATTTACCCCTGCCTACTCAACACATCGGTATTTATCCCCAGAAAGACAAAGATTATTACTACATTGGTATCTTTCTGCCCTTTGGTCGTTTATCAGCAGTACAACTAGAGCAGTTAATTACAGTCTGTAATCACTATCAGATTCCCGAAGTGCGTTTCACTCCCTGGCGCAATCTCATTTTGCCTTTCGTCCATCACAGTTGTGCCACTGCCTGTTGTCAAACTCTCAGTCATTTACATTTTTCCCTCTCTCCCCCACCCCTACAGATTACTGTCTGTGCTGGTAAATACTGTAGCGTTAGTTTTACAGACACCCAAAAGGATGCCCAAGAACTACAAGAGGCTCTATCAGATCACTCCCTCAGAATTCATTTGAGCGGTTGTTCTAAACTCTGTGCCTATGACAGTTCCTGTGATTGGTTGGCGATCGGTTATAAACCTGACTATTACCATCTGTACTACCAAAACCAACTTGTGGGGGAATGTCCAGCGGGGGAGTTGTTAACAAATATTAAAAAGTTTCTGTAG